The Geomonas agri genome contains the following window.
GTGGCTGCGAATCACGGCCCAGGGGAGGAAGACGGTATCGTAGGCGGAGATGTGGTTGGAGGCAATGAGGACGCCCCCTTCGGCGGGGATGTGCTGGGCTCCCTCGACGCGGAACCGGTTCAACAATGAGGCGTAGCTGCCGATTACCCAGACCGAAAAAGTAACCCAGAAGCGACGTAGCAGTGAAACCTTCAAGAAGAAAACCTCTTCATCACGTGGATTTTATTGAAATAAAGTTGATGTATAGCATGAATGGCGCTACCGGGGCAACCGTTTCCACTCACCCTGGCAGCGTGAAGTAGAAGGTTGCCCCTCGGCCCGGCTCCCCTTCCCCCCAGACGCGGCCGTTGTGGCGGCGCACGATGCGGCGCACGGTGGCGAGCCCCAAACCTGTGCCGGGAAATTCCCGGTAGGTGTGTAGCCGCTTAAAGGGCTGGAACAGCTGCCCGGCGCGGCTGCTGTCGAAGCCTGCGCCGTTGTCGCGAATGAAAACGGTGGTCTCCCCATGACCCGTGGTCCTCGTACCGAGTTCCACCTCCGGGGCCTCAACCTTGGTGCTATATTTCCAGGCGTTGGAGAGGAGGTTCTCCAGCACTACGCGCAAGAGCTGGGGGTCACCGTACACCGGGAGTTGATTGGGGGCGCGGAAAGAAACCGGGCGATCAGGGTAATCCTGGCGCAGTTGGGCCGCTATCTCCTGTACGGCAGGGGCGAGATCGAAAGTAACGCAGGCAAGTTCCACCTCGGTGACGCGGCAGAGTACCATCAGCGAGTCGAGCAGCGCTTCCATCTGTATGCAGCCATCATGAACCAGATCAACAAAGAAGCGACCGTTGTCATCGAGTTGTTCACGGTAGCCGCGCAGTTCTTGCGCGGAGCTGTAAACCCGGGTGAGCGGGGCCCGCATGTCGTGGGAAATGGCGTGGCAGAACGCCTCGAGTTCCTGGTTTGCCTGTTGCAGTTCCGCGGCCTGGTGGGTGAGCGCAGCGTTAAGGGCGGCGGTTTCTTGTTCGGCGAGCTTGCGAGCGGTAATGTCGCGGACAATCTCGATGCCATACAGGGGCTTGCCGTCTTTTCCCTTGAGGGATGAGCCGATCAACTCGACGTAGCCCCCCGTCGCCGATGCTTCCGGCCCCAATTCGGCGCGGTGCACCTTTCCGTCGTCGAAAGAGGCAAGTATGTGACAGCCCGCGCAGGCCTCGCTCTCCTTGCGGTAGGCCTCATAGCAAAGGCGTCCGGCGTTATCACCGGTCATGCGCTGATGGGCGGGGTTTTGATAGAGAACCTTGAGGTCGGGGTCCTGGATGGAAACCGCCTCACCGAGGGCCTCGAAGATCCCCTCCATTTTGGCCCGCTCCCTTTGCGCCTCATCCAGCGCAGCCTGCAGTGCTTGTTCCAGGACAGCCTCGTTACGGTGGGCGCGACGGCTGTAGAGTAGCAGGCCGCCAACCAGGAAAAGCACCAGGGCGAAGTCCTCGTGGCTGTCCGAGGCCAGAAGGAAATCCGCCAGGGGTCTACCGCCAAAGAGGAGGTAATCGAGCAGGCCGTCAATAATCCAGAACACCAGAACGATCAGCGCTCCCAGGAGTATCTGAAAAATAAAAGAGATGAGCCCAGGTTCGGAGAGCTTGGCCCATCGGGCCATGCGCCGCATTACGTCCATACACCCTCGATGACGGCCCCGCAGCCGGGGCAGGTTCCATTGCTAAGAAGATTCTTTTCCACCAGGTAGCCGAGCCTCTTAATTAGCAGGGCGCCACAGAAAGAGCAATAACTGTTTTCGCCCCCC
Protein-coding sequences here:
- a CDS encoding sensor histidine kinase — its product is MDVMRRMARWAKLSEPGLISFIFQILLGALIVLVFWIIDGLLDYLLFGGRPLADFLLASDSHEDFALVLFLVGGLLLYSRRAHRNEAVLEQALQAALDEAQRERAKMEGIFEALGEAVSIQDPDLKVLYQNPAHQRMTGDNAGRLCYEAYRKESEACAGCHILASFDDGKVHRAELGPEASATGGYVELIGSSLKGKDGKPLYGIEIVRDITARKLAEQETAALNAALTHQAAELQQANQELEAFCHAISHDMRAPLTRVYSSAQELRGYREQLDDNGRFFVDLVHDGCIQMEALLDSLMVLCRVTEVELACVTFDLAPAVQEIAAQLRQDYPDRPVSFRAPNQLPVYGDPQLLRVVLENLLSNAWKYSTKVEAPEVELGTRTTGHGETTVFIRDNGAGFDSSRAGQLFQPFKRLHTYREFPGTGLGLATVRRIVRRHNGRVWGEGEPGRGATFYFTLPG